One genomic region from Actinocatenispora thailandica encodes:
- a CDS encoding LacI family DNA-binding transcriptional regulator produces the protein MPTIYDVARQAGVSPATVSRVLNGRSTVDAGLRDRVNAAAQRLGYRPNSLARNLRRATTNLWAVVISDINNPFFTALVRGVEDVGQGLGYSVVLCNSDENPDKEADYLRALLADQISGFIVSPTSRTENLAALHAAGRAVVAIDRRPRGLAVDTVLVDNEHGARQATTHLVEQGFRRIACITGPARLSTASRRLRGYRAALRAAGIEPDPSLSRHADFRQHGGYAAMASLLATRPAPDAVFVTNNLMTVGALECLADNDIRIPQQVGVVGFDDVPWATFIRPPLSTVTQPTYELGRTAATLLKARIDDPDRPPETATLHTTLHARASSRRP, from the coding sequence ATGCCGACCATCTACGACGTGGCCCGCCAAGCCGGCGTCTCGCCGGCGACCGTGTCCCGGGTGCTGAACGGAAGATCCACAGTGGACGCCGGGCTGCGGGACCGGGTCAACGCGGCCGCGCAGCGGCTCGGCTACCGGCCCAACTCGCTGGCCCGCAACCTGCGCCGCGCCACCACCAACCTGTGGGCGGTGGTCATCTCCGACATCAACAACCCGTTCTTCACCGCGCTGGTGCGCGGCGTCGAGGATGTCGGCCAGGGGCTCGGCTACTCGGTCGTGCTGTGCAACTCCGACGAGAACCCGGACAAGGAGGCCGACTACCTGCGCGCGCTGCTCGCCGACCAGATCTCCGGCTTCATCGTCTCGCCGACCAGCCGCACCGAGAACCTCGCCGCGCTGCACGCGGCGGGCCGCGCCGTCGTGGCGATCGACCGGCGACCCCGCGGCCTCGCCGTCGACACCGTCCTGGTGGACAACGAACACGGTGCCCGACAAGCCACCACACACCTGGTCGAGCAGGGTTTCCGACGCATCGCGTGCATCACCGGCCCGGCCCGGCTGAGTACCGCCAGCCGGCGGTTGCGCGGCTACCGGGCGGCGCTGCGGGCGGCCGGCATCGAACCGGACCCTTCGCTTTCGCGGCACGCCGACTTCCGCCAGCACGGCGGGTACGCGGCGATGGCCAGCCTGCTCGCCACCCGGCCGGCACCGGACGCGGTCTTCGTGACCAACAACCTGATGACCGTCGGTGCCCTGGAGTGCCTGGCGGACAACGACATCCGCATCCCGCAGCAGGTCGGCGTCGTCGGCTTCGACGACGTACCGTGGGCCACCTTCATCCGGCCCCCGCTGTCCACCGTCACCCAGCCGACGTACGAGCTCGGGCGCACCGCCGCGACCCTGCTCAAGGCGCGCATCGACGACCCGGACCGGCCGCCGGAGACCGCCACCCTGCACACCACCCTGCACGCCCGGGCCAGCTCACGGCGGCCCTGA
- a CDS encoding VIT1/CCC1 transporter family protein — MVEVPGHQEPHDTGSLGQRLNWLRAGVLGANDGIVSTAGLVVGVASATAARGPILTAGLAGLAAGAVSMALGEYVSVSSQRDTERALLRQERRELREDADAELAELTAIYQAKGLRPETAQQVAKELTEHDAFAAHAEAELGIDPEALTNPWHAAIASAISFTVGALLPLAAILLPPHGLRTPITFAVVLVALAITGTVAAKLGSAPAGRAAVRVVVGGAIAMLVTFGIGHAFGTTAA, encoded by the coding sequence ATGGTCGAGGTGCCGGGGCACCAGGAGCCGCACGACACCGGTTCGCTCGGACAGCGGTTGAACTGGCTGCGTGCCGGCGTGCTCGGCGCCAACGACGGGATCGTCTCGACGGCCGGGCTGGTGGTCGGTGTCGCCTCGGCGACCGCCGCCCGCGGCCCGATCCTCACCGCCGGGCTGGCCGGCCTCGCCGCCGGCGCGGTCTCGATGGCACTCGGCGAGTACGTGTCGGTGTCCAGCCAGCGCGACACCGAACGGGCCCTGCTCCGGCAGGAGCGCCGCGAGCTGCGCGAGGACGCCGACGCCGAGCTCGCCGAGCTGACCGCGATCTACCAGGCGAAGGGGCTGCGGCCGGAGACCGCCCAGCAGGTCGCGAAGGAGCTGACCGAGCACGACGCGTTCGCCGCGCACGCCGAGGCGGAACTGGGCATCGACCCGGAGGCGCTGACCAACCCGTGGCACGCGGCGATCGCCTCGGCGATCTCGTTCACCGTCGGCGCGTTGCTGCCGCTCGCCGCGATCCTGCTGCCCCCGCACGGGCTGCGCACCCCGATCACGTTCGCCGTGGTGCTGGTGGCGCTCGCCATCACCGGTACCGTCGCGGCGAAACTCGGCAGCGCCCCCGCAGGCCGGGCCGCGGTCCGGGTCGTCGTCGGCGGCGCGATCGCAATGCTGGTCACCTTCGGCATCGGCCACGCGTTCGGTACCACCGCGGCCTGA
- a CDS encoding GlxA family transcriptional regulator, whose amino-acid sequence MPATPPPPGRRPHRVAVLVRDGVVPLELGLVHQVLGRARSATGDPLYRVLTCTPVPGPVRTDADFPIVVERGPDTVGTADTVLVPAAHAPGATDETGRLDARLAATLAQRRAGSRIASICTGAFVLAAAGLLDGRRATTHWRSAPLFRTLFPAVRLDPDVLYVDEGEVLTSAGEAAGIDLCLHLVRRDHGAAVANEIARDTVVAPHREGGQAQYIRQPVPAATAATTAAVREWALAHLDRPLPLAELARRGSMSVRTFTRRFRAEVGVAPGEWLLQRRLERARELLEGTDVPVDRVAAQAGFGTAASLRAHLATALHTSPSAYRAAFRGR is encoded by the coding sequence ATGCCTGCCACCCCACCGCCGCCCGGCCGCCGGCCGCACCGGGTGGCCGTGCTGGTCCGGGACGGTGTGGTGCCGTTGGAACTCGGTCTGGTGCATCAGGTGCTCGGGCGAGCCCGGTCGGCCACCGGCGACCCGCTCTACCGCGTGCTGACCTGCACGCCGGTGCCCGGCCCGGTGCGTACCGACGCCGACTTCCCGATCGTGGTCGAGCGGGGGCCGGACACCGTGGGTACCGCCGACACGGTGCTGGTCCCGGCCGCGCACGCGCCGGGTGCCACCGACGAGACCGGCCGGCTGGACGCGCGGCTCGCCGCGACGCTCGCGCAGCGGCGGGCGGGCAGCCGGATCGCGTCGATCTGTACCGGTGCGTTCGTGCTGGCCGCGGCCGGCCTGCTGGACGGGCGCCGGGCAACCACCCACTGGCGGTCCGCGCCGCTGTTCCGCACGCTGTTTCCCGCCGTGCGGCTGGACCCCGACGTGCTGTACGTGGACGAGGGCGAGGTGCTCACCTCGGCCGGCGAGGCGGCCGGCATCGACCTGTGCCTGCACCTGGTCCGGCGCGACCACGGTGCCGCGGTCGCCAACGAGATCGCTCGGGACACCGTGGTCGCGCCGCACCGCGAGGGAGGCCAGGCGCAGTACATCCGGCAGCCGGTGCCGGCGGCGACCGCCGCGACGACCGCGGCGGTCCGCGAGTGGGCGCTGGCCCACCTGGATCGCCCGCTGCCGCTCGCCGAGCTGGCGCGGCGCGGCTCGATGAGCGTGCGCACCTTCACCCGGCGGTTCCGTGCCGAGGTCGGTGTCGCGCCGGGGGAGTGGCTGCTGCAGCGCCGGCTGGAACGGGCCCGCGAGTTGCTGGAGGGCACCGACGTGCCGGTCGACCGGGTCGCCGCGCAGGCCGGCTTCGGTACCGCGGCGTCGCTGCGCGCCCACCTCGCGACCGCGTTGCACACCTCACCGTCGGCCTACCGCGCCGCCTTCCGTGGCCGCTGA
- a CDS encoding NAD(P)H-dependent oxidoreductase: MKILWVSAHPEPRSLTGALRADGLRTLAALGHLYRESDLYAMGFDPVVRRDDYPAEPPGARLDVAAASHRAYRGGTLPAEIRTEQDKLRWADTVVVQFPLWWYGLPAILKGWFDRVFVKGFGYGVTDRDTGRIRRYGDGTLAGRRALAVVTVGAHGPSLGPRGIHGDLTDTLFGLLHGTFHYTGMQVLPPLLLTGANRVSAQRYEAMRTELTDRLHTLADTPPLPYRSERGGDYDADLVLRADLAPGRTGPAVHSTDGDEEHRAPKTAAGTVPLP; this comes from the coding sequence GTGAAGATCCTGTGGGTGTCGGCGCATCCGGAGCCGCGGTCGCTGACCGGCGCGCTGCGCGCCGACGGGCTGCGCACCCTCGCCGCGCTCGGCCACCTGTACCGCGAGTCGGACCTGTACGCGATGGGCTTCGACCCGGTGGTCCGACGCGATGACTACCCGGCCGAGCCGCCCGGCGCTCGGCTGGACGTGGCTGCGGCGTCGCACCGCGCGTACCGGGGTGGGACCCTGCCCGCCGAGATCCGCACCGAACAGGACAAACTACGCTGGGCGGACACCGTCGTGGTGCAGTTCCCGCTGTGGTGGTACGGCCTGCCGGCCATCCTCAAGGGCTGGTTCGACCGGGTGTTCGTCAAGGGGTTCGGCTACGGCGTGACCGATCGCGACACCGGCCGGATCCGCCGGTACGGCGACGGCACGCTCGCCGGCCGCCGCGCCCTCGCCGTGGTCACCGTCGGCGCGCACGGCCCGAGCCTGGGACCGCGCGGCATCCACGGTGACCTCACCGACACGCTGTTCGGCCTGCTGCACGGCACCTTCCACTACACCGGGATGCAGGTGCTGCCACCGCTGCTGCTCACCGGCGCGAACCGGGTGAGCGCGCAACGCTACGAGGCGATGCGCACCGAGCTGACCGACCGGTTGCACACCCTGGCCGACACCCCGCCGCTGCCGTACCGGTCGGAGCGCGGCGGCGACTACGACGCCGACCTGGTGCTGCGCGCCGACCTCGCCCCGGGCCGTACCGGCCCCGCCGTGCACAGCACCGACGGCGACGAGGAGCACCGGGCGCCGAAGACCGCGGCTGGGACCGTACCGCTGCCGTGA
- a CDS encoding GNAT family N-acetyltransferase, which produces MDVEICTDPGRLDRERIFRWLSKESYWARGRSRVKVDRGIEQSLNFGAYLDGEQVGYARLVTDEVEFAWLCDVFVDAGARGRGVGKALLAAVRETLVPLGLRRVMLATADAHGLYGQFGFRPLADSDRFMELRSDDGAPAPGSSGADADTGVASTDG; this is translated from the coding sequence ATGGATGTCGAGATTTGCACCGACCCGGGCCGACTGGACCGGGAGCGGATCTTCCGGTGGCTCTCGAAGGAGTCGTACTGGGCCCGCGGCCGGTCCCGGGTGAAGGTGGACCGTGGCATCGAGCAGTCCCTCAACTTCGGCGCCTACCTGGACGGCGAGCAGGTCGGGTACGCCCGGCTGGTCACCGACGAGGTCGAGTTCGCCTGGCTCTGCGACGTGTTCGTGGACGCCGGCGCCCGCGGCCGGGGCGTCGGCAAGGCGCTGCTGGCCGCGGTCCGGGAGACGCTGGTACCGCTGGGTCTGCGGCGCGTCATGCTGGCGACCGCGGACGCGCACGGTCTCTACGGGCAGTTCGGCTTCCGACCGCTGGCCGATTCGGACCGTTTCATGGAGCTCCGCAGCGACGACGGTGCACCGGCGCCGGGCTCCAGCGGGGCCGACGCGGACACCGGCGTTGCGTCGACGGACGGCTGA
- a CDS encoding phosphatase PAP2 family protein: MTTGGNRLVSPGTQIPRPRGAVGAHRAVPPRVRPTGWWFDVVLVAIFVAITIPLIFNERHILALDTAALHWSDNHRNALSWWTGYALSCLGQGGPLTYGTLAIAVFLAWRRRTIRPVFVPAAAFLLTYLVIGPIKVWSNRAVPHHGPVEMFAHPSGPYSMAYPSGHTGNAIVWYGALMLLIGPYLPRAIYWLVRFGAPATVAATMVYIDYHWLTDVVAAIPLGLFLSRVLYRIPFDTMPLPPWRRRSEQPSRIESDEPRRTLPALVPASWAQLSAGRRPGPLARIWSTGRPAGPPVRSDTPVQRRPGGTGPAGRHPHARSGPIRVRDDHE; encoded by the coding sequence ATGACCACGGGAGGCAACCGGCTGGTGAGTCCGGGGACGCAGATTCCGCGACCGCGAGGTGCCGTTGGCGCGCACCGCGCGGTGCCGCCGCGGGTGCGGCCGACCGGCTGGTGGTTCGACGTGGTGCTGGTCGCCATCTTCGTGGCGATCACCATCCCGCTGATCTTCAACGAGCGGCACATCCTGGCTCTCGACACCGCCGCGCTGCACTGGTCGGACAACCACCGCAACGCGCTGAGCTGGTGGACCGGATACGCGCTGAGCTGCCTCGGCCAGGGCGGCCCGCTGACCTACGGCACCCTCGCCATCGCGGTGTTCCTGGCCTGGCGCCGGCGCACCATCCGGCCGGTGTTCGTGCCGGCCGCCGCGTTCCTGCTCACCTACCTGGTGATCGGCCCGATCAAGGTGTGGAGCAACCGCGCCGTGCCGCACCACGGTCCGGTGGAGATGTTCGCGCACCCCTCCGGGCCGTACAGCATGGCCTACCCGTCCGGGCACACCGGCAACGCGATCGTCTGGTACGGGGCGCTGATGCTGCTCATCGGGCCGTACCTACCCCGGGCGATCTACTGGCTGGTCCGGTTCGGCGCGCCGGCGACGGTGGCGGCCACCATGGTGTACATCGACTACCACTGGCTGACCGACGTGGTCGCGGCGATCCCGCTCGGGCTGTTCCTGAGCCGGGTGCTCTACCGCATCCCGTTCGACACGATGCCGCTGCCACCCTGGCGACGACGGTCCGAGCAGCCGAGCAGGATCGAGTCCGACGAGCCGCGGCGCACGCTGCCCGCGCTCGTGCCGGCGTCCTGGGCCCAGCTGTCCGCCGGGCGACGCCCGGGCCCGCTGGCCCGGATCTGGTCCACCGGCCGGCCGGCCGGGCCGCCGGTCCGGTCCGACACGCCGGTGCAGCGCCGGCCCGGGGGCACCGGCCCGGCGGGCCGGCACCCGCACGCGCGAAGCGGCCCGATCCGGGTCCGCGACGATCACGAGTAG
- a CDS encoding sigma 54-interacting transcriptional regulator codes for MTTPIAPEHLPRTTGALRASGHRYRSIRIEIRDNLLARLRAGQDPWPGIVGFDTTVLPQLERALIAGHDVVLLGERGQGKTRLLRALAGLLDEWSPVIDGAELGEHPYQPITPASLRRAAELGDELPVAWRHRSERYAEKLATPDTSVADLVGDVDPVKVAAGRSLGDPETIHYGLVPRAHRGIIAVNELPDLAERIQVALLNVMEERDIQVRGYNLRLPLDVLLVGSANPDDYTNRGRIITPLKDRFGAEIRTHYPPTVTAEIALVRQEAQLVAEVPDTLLEVVARLSRLLRESTSIDQRSGVSARFAIAAAETVAAAALRRAALTGEDPAVARPVDLTTVPGVLRGKLEFEPGEEGREDELLHYLLRRAVAETGRSRLSGLDLTELADAVSDGHQVLTGERVPAGEVLAALPKLRVLDELVDRLQLPADAGDGARAAAVELALEHLYLTRRLAKQPTDADPDTVVYGA; via the coding sequence GTGACGACTCCCATCGCACCCGAACACCTGCCCCGCACGACCGGCGCGCTGCGCGCCTCGGGTCACCGGTACCGCAGCATCCGCATCGAGATCCGTGACAACCTGCTCGCCCGGCTGCGCGCGGGCCAGGATCCCTGGCCTGGCATCGTCGGCTTCGACACGACCGTTCTGCCCCAGTTGGAGCGGGCCCTGATCGCCGGGCACGACGTGGTGCTGCTCGGCGAGCGCGGCCAGGGCAAGACCCGTCTGCTGCGCGCCCTGGCCGGTCTGCTCGACGAGTGGTCCCCGGTCATCGACGGCGCCGAGCTGGGCGAACACCCGTACCAGCCGATCACGCCGGCGTCGCTGCGGCGGGCCGCCGAGCTCGGCGACGAGCTGCCGGTCGCCTGGCGGCACCGCTCCGAACGCTACGCGGAGAAGCTGGCCACGCCGGACACCAGCGTGGCCGACCTGGTCGGCGACGTGGATCCGGTGAAGGTCGCCGCCGGGCGCAGCCTCGGTGACCCGGAGACCATCCACTACGGTCTCGTGCCACGGGCGCACCGCGGCATCATCGCGGTCAACGAGCTGCCCGACCTGGCCGAGCGGATCCAGGTCGCGCTGCTCAACGTGATGGAGGAGCGCGACATCCAGGTCCGCGGGTACAACCTGCGGCTGCCGCTGGACGTGCTGCTGGTCGGGTCGGCCAACCCCGACGACTACACCAACCGTGGACGGATCATCACCCCGCTCAAGGACCGGTTCGGGGCCGAGATCCGCACCCACTATCCGCCGACGGTCACCGCCGAGATCGCACTGGTCCGGCAGGAGGCGCAGCTGGTCGCCGAGGTGCCGGACACCCTGCTGGAGGTGGTGGCGCGGCTGTCCCGGCTGCTGCGCGAGTCGACCTCGATCGACCAGCGTTCCGGCGTGTCGGCCCGGTTCGCGATCGCCGCAGCGGAGACCGTGGCCGCCGCCGCGCTGCGCCGTGCCGCGCTGACCGGCGAGGACCCGGCAGTGGCTCGGCCGGTCGACCTGACGACGGTGCCGGGGGTGCTGCGCGGCAAGCTGGAGTTCGAGCCCGGCGAGGAGGGCCGGGAGGACGAGCTGCTGCACTACCTGCTGCGTCGCGCGGTCGCGGAGACCGGCCGGTCCCGGCTGTCCGGGCTCGACCTGACCGAACTCGCCGACGCGGTCTCCGACGGCCACCAGGTACTCACCGGCGAACGGGTGCCGGCCGGCGAGGTGCTCGCCGCGCTGCCGAAGCTGCGCGTGCTCGACGAGTTGGTGGACCGGCTGCAGCTGCCGGCCGACGCGGGTGACGGGGCCCGCGCGGCGGCGGTCGAGCTGGCCCTGGAGCACCTCTACCTGACCCGCCGGCTGGCCAAGCAACCGACCGATGCCGACCCCGACACGGTGGTGTACGGAGCGTGA
- a CDS encoding vWA domain-containing protein → MSSDPSFRYSRFLGGPDPLAPPYDPAAALDAIGDDVLAGASPSAALRELLRRGLGDRAGLDELSRRVHERRRELRSRYRLDGTLRQVDQLLRQALADERDALAAERSDDARFREMQLDALPADTAGAVRELAGYDWRSAEGAAAYAEIQRLLGRELLDQRFAGMRDAMRQVTDADVARVADMLADLNALLAAHARGEPDIDRRFAEFIRQHGEFFPERPGSIDELIESLAQRSAQASRLLNSLTEEQRAELAELSAQAFGDPRIGAALAELDAQLQALRPDLDWSGGAEFDGDQPLGLGQASRAMGELADLDALAEQLAQSYPGAQLADIDLEALERTLGPRSVADARRLAELEQALRADGLFERAADGSLRLSPRALRRLGETALRDVSQQLSARSGQRDTRLAGAAGEPTGASREWRFGDTEPWDVPRTLGNAVLRRAADPADDAPFALADVAIAETEARSRAAVALCVDTSWSMVAEGRWVPMKRTALALHQLVRTRFRTDALELITFGRLARTVSAEELVGLDGAYEQGTNLHHALLLAGRHLRKHPDAQPVLLVVTDGEPTARLTPDGDGRFDYPPDPETLRVTVAELDHLARLGAAVTVFMLGEDPSLRAFVDLVARRTGGRVVTPDPDGLGAAVVSDYLRSRRRT, encoded by the coding sequence ATGAGTTCCGATCCGTCCTTCCGTTACTCCCGGTTCCTGGGCGGCCCGGACCCGCTGGCCCCGCCGTACGATCCGGCTGCCGCGCTGGACGCCATCGGCGACGACGTGCTGGCCGGCGCGTCCCCGTCGGCGGCGCTGCGCGAGCTGCTGCGCCGCGGTCTGGGCGACCGGGCCGGGCTGGACGAGCTGTCTCGCCGGGTGCACGAGCGGCGCCGGGAGCTGCGCTCCCGGTACCGGCTGGACGGCACGCTGCGGCAGGTCGACCAGCTGCTGCGGCAGGCGCTGGCGGACGAGCGCGACGCGCTGGCCGCGGAACGCTCCGACGACGCGCGGTTCCGGGAGATGCAGCTGGACGCGTTGCCGGCCGACACCGCCGGCGCGGTGCGCGAGCTCGCCGGCTACGACTGGCGCAGCGCCGAGGGCGCCGCGGCGTACGCCGAGATCCAGCGGCTGCTCGGCCGGGAGCTGCTGGACCAGCGGTTCGCCGGGATGCGGGACGCGATGCGGCAGGTCACCGACGCCGACGTGGCCCGGGTCGCGGACATGCTCGCCGATCTGAACGCGCTGCTTGCCGCGCATGCCCGCGGTGAGCCGGACATCGACCGCCGGTTCGCCGAGTTCATCCGCCAGCACGGCGAGTTCTTCCCGGAACGGCCGGGCAGCATCGACGAGCTGATCGAGTCGCTGGCGCAGCGCTCGGCGCAGGCGTCCCGGCTGCTCAACTCGCTGACCGAGGAGCAGCGCGCCGAACTGGCCGAGCTGTCCGCGCAGGCGTTCGGCGATCCGCGGATCGGCGCCGCGCTCGCCGAGCTGGACGCGCAGTTGCAGGCACTGCGGCCGGACCTGGACTGGTCCGGCGGGGCCGAGTTCGACGGCGATCAGCCGCTCGGGCTGGGCCAGGCGAGTCGGGCGATGGGCGAGCTGGCCGACCTGGATGCGCTGGCCGAGCAGCTGGCCCAGTCGTACCCGGGTGCGCAGCTGGCCGACATCGACCTGGAGGCGCTGGAGCGTACCCTCGGGCCGCGGTCGGTGGCCGACGCCCGCCGGCTGGCGGAGCTGGAGCAGGCGCTGCGCGCGGACGGGCTGTTCGAGCGGGCCGCGGACGGTTCGTTGCGGCTCTCGCCGCGGGCGCTGCGCCGGCTCGGCGAGACCGCACTGCGGGACGTGTCGCAGCAGCTGTCGGCACGTTCCGGTCAGCGTGACACCCGGCTGGCCGGCGCCGCCGGAGAGCCGACCGGCGCGAGCCGGGAGTGGCGCTTCGGCGACACCGAGCCCTGGGACGTGCCGCGCACGCTGGGCAACGCGGTGCTGCGGCGGGCCGCCGACCCGGCCGACGACGCGCCGTTCGCGCTGGCCGACGTGGCCATCGCGGAGACCGAGGCGCGCAGCCGGGCCGCGGTCGCGCTGTGCGTGGACACGTCCTGGTCGATGGTGGCCGAGGGGCGCTGGGTGCCGATGAAGCGCACCGCGCTGGCGCTGCATCAGCTGGTCCGCACCCGGTTCCGCACCGACGCGCTGGAGCTGATCACGTTCGGCCGGCTCGCCCGGACCGTCTCCGCCGAGGAACTGGTCGGCCTCGACGGCGCGTACGAGCAGGGCACCAACCTGCACCACGCGCTGCTGCTGGCCGGCCGGCACCTGCGCAAGCACCCCGACGCGCAGCCGGTGCTGTTGGTGGTCACCGACGGCGAGCCGACCGCGCGGCTGACCCCGGACGGCGACGGGCGCTTCGACTACCCGCCGGACCCGGAGACCCTCCGGGTGACCGTCGCGGAGCTGGATCACCTGGCACGGCTGGGCGCCGCGGTGACGGTGTTCATGCTCGGCGAGGACCCGAGCCTGCGGGCGTTCGTCGACCTGGTGGCGCGGCGTACCGGCGGCCGGGTGGTGACCCCGGACCCGGATGGTCTCGGCGCCGCGGTGGTCAGCGACTACCTGCGCTCCCGCCGCCGAACCTGA
- a CDS encoding shikimate kinase, protein MSAPPPGAGSPAARLRHVYWLGGGSGAGKSTIARRLADRYGLRYYGTDEVMSDHAARSTAADSPRLAEFVAMDMDERWLLRSPETMLETFHWFRGEGFGHIVDDLLALPDTSGVIVEGFRLLPRLVAPLLADPSRAAWLLPTPEFRRLALDRRGDTWTIAGRTSAPPRALANLLERDRLFTDRLAGELRELGLAAVPVDGTVSEEVLADRVAALFRL, encoded by the coding sequence ATGAGCGCGCCGCCGCCGGGCGCCGGGTCGCCGGCCGCGCGGCTGCGTCACGTGTACTGGCTGGGCGGCGGGTCGGGTGCCGGCAAGTCGACGATCGCCCGCCGCCTCGCCGACCGGTACGGGCTGCGCTACTACGGCACCGACGAGGTGATGTCCGACCACGCCGCCCGCAGCACCGCGGCAGACAGCCCGCGGCTGGCCGAGTTCGTCGCGATGGACATGGACGAGCGCTGGCTGCTGCGCAGCCCCGAGACGATGCTGGAGACGTTCCACTGGTTCCGCGGTGAGGGCTTCGGCCACATCGTCGACGACCTGCTCGCCCTGCCCGACACCTCGGGCGTGATCGTCGAGGGGTTCCGGCTGCTGCCGCGGCTGGTCGCGCCGCTGCTGGCCGACCCTTCCCGGGCCGCCTGGCTGTTGCCGACCCCGGAGTTCCGCCGACTCGCCCTGGATCGTCGTGGCGACACCTGGACCATCGCCGGGCGGACCAGCGCACCGCCGCGGGCGCTGGCCAACCTGCTGGAACGCGACCGGCTGTTCACCGACCGGCTGGCCGGTGAACTGCGCGAACTGGGCCTGGCCGCGGTCCCCGTCGATGGCACCGTGTCGGAGGAGGTGCTGGCTGACCGGGTGGCCGCCCTGTTCCGGCTCTGA
- a CDS encoding VOC family protein — MARLALVTIVVDDYDTAITHYVGDLGFRLVEDTALGDGKRWVVVSPGDTTGTALLLARAADDRQRARIGDQTGGRVGFFLYTDDFAADHARLLAAGVRFAEDPRHEPYGTVAVFTDRYGNRWDLLEPARPRIAGTAGQPAAGQDR, encoded by the coding sequence ATGGCACGTCTTGCACTGGTGACCATCGTGGTCGACGACTACGACACCGCGATCACCCACTACGTCGGCGACCTGGGCTTCCGGCTGGTCGAGGACACCGCTCTCGGCGACGGCAAGCGGTGGGTGGTGGTGTCGCCGGGCGACACCACCGGCACCGCGCTGCTGCTGGCCCGCGCGGCGGACGACCGGCAGCGGGCCAGGATCGGCGACCAGACCGGCGGCCGGGTCGGCTTCTTCCTCTACACCGACGACTTCGCCGCCGACCACGCGCGGCTGCTCGCCGCCGGAGTCCGGTTCGCCGAGGATCCCCGGCACGAGCCGTACGGCACCGTCGCCGTCTTCACCGACCGGTACGGCAACCGCTGGGACCTGCTGGAGCCCGCCCGTCCCCGGATCGCCGGTACCGCCGGGCAGCCGGCAGCGGGCCAGGACCGATGA
- a CDS encoding rhodanese-like domain-containing protein produces MAANPTPSGADRPGPARSAARAGANRAGCARSTASDGTPRGTAERIDVEVAAAAWAAGDLVLDVRTPEEYATGHVAGARNVPLDRLPAAARELPGGQLLTVCTSGGRSWQAAQRLAALGRTALSVRGGTKAWRAAGHPVIDGPLPGAVARRGLLRRLLSRRRR; encoded by the coding sequence ATGGCGGCGAACCCGACCCCGTCCGGTGCCGACCGACCTGGCCCGGCGCGGAGCGCGGCCCGAGCCGGTGCGAACCGAGCTGGCTGCGCGCGGAGCACGGCATCGGACGGTACCCCGCGGGGGACCGCGGAGCGGATCGACGTCGAGGTGGCGGCCGCGGCGTGGGCGGCCGGCGACCTGGTGCTCGACGTCCGCACGCCGGAGGAGTACGCGACCGGGCACGTCGCCGGCGCCCGCAACGTTCCGCTGGACCGGTTGCCCGCCGCGGCCCGGGAACTGCCCGGCGGTCAACTGCTCACCGTGTGTACCAGCGGCGGGCGGTCCTGGCAGGCGGCACAGCGGCTCGCGGCCCTCGGCCGTACCGCGCTGTCGGTGCGCGGCGGCACCAAGGCGTGGCGGGCCGCCGGGCACCCCGTGATCGACGGGCCGCTGCCCGGTGCCGTCGCCCGCCGGGGGCTGCTGCGCCGGCTGCTGTCCCGCCGCCGTCGGTGA